The following are encoded together in the Trichomycterus rosablanca isolate fTriRos1 chromosome 19, fTriRos1.hap1, whole genome shotgun sequence genome:
- the mybl2a gene encoding v-myb avian myeloblastosis viral oncogene homolog-like 2a isoform X1, protein MDEPGLNFPISLNSNFLEEQPEKPRGRWTPEEDDCLKALVQRLGSSNWDLIASFLPGRSEPDCKYRYNRVLDPDLVKGFWTKEEDAMLIGLVSKFGNQKWARIAKYLKGRRGKQCRERWHNHLDPSVNKNAWTTEEDLVICKAHSVIGTSWSKIARLLPGRTDNSIKNRWYSSLRHKIATGALVVDDDPLLPIKAEAGEEDRAPSPVEESKKDDSCNTSLTSESLTDTPEDMRPTPEPLSNYDQDFCCDVVLDSDPVPDVPDQGTSDLRVSRRKRKLGTNRTCYNTDTSSSRSRSSADGVLQMIAEDMLPLSLVEGSGFRSFVAAVCPRHPRLSQRTLGLRLYDAVEKTAKPRLIGQLRDCRAVSGESADIHVTADVWAGDDADPVLAVRLHFLDEAWNVRRPTVAFRHLRGKNLNSLVTRELEAVLLSYGLFPENIGYIIAHEAKSTISAHDFFCDYKIMHSAQKNDPEEDELVDFLDDQVYVDGFSEILLGTHTDCTGGLLHSAIREALKSCKSVDHALSQLRDVVLFFRRNVYWDELLLREFKFSLAGPYSYGAYAWNSTFASVRRLTSEFAWDAARALLAQAHKDGADDPPPALRVDRERAADAVGLLEPFEEAVQVLQGDGVTFSLVIPSIIGIDRTLAAKATGHPPFCRALRASLRDHFQPLIMKRDLILATILDPRIKLQPFEDDRQDDSASAATLNPPTKVLACSVLESAVSEMDTWIPVEEGTAALDREDELAARAASLGNIKSKKVFRLERPRAAMTPGSELDLYLSEPLLDGDSSVEAFWKEATRFPQLRSLCHRLLAVPASSGGFRRLFPLAASIVRARRNRLPQHTTERLLLYRECVKARGGKQSSELS, encoded by the exons CTCATCGGATTGGTGTCGAAATTCGGAAACCAGAAGTGGGCCCGGATAGCCAAGTACCTCAAAGGTCGCAGGGGAAAGCAGTGCAGGGAACGCTGGCATAACCACCTCGACCCCTCGGTGAATAAAAACGCCTGGACGACAGAAGAAGATCTCGTCATCTGCAAGGCCCACAGCGTTATCGGGACGAGCTGGTCCAAGATCGCCAGACTGCTTCCTGGGAG GACGGATAACTCCATCAAGAATCGCTGGTATTCGTCTCTGAGGCACAAAATAGCCACGGGCGCTCTGGTGGTGGACGACGATCCTCTGCTTCCTATAAAAGCAGAGGCCGGCGAGGAGGACCGAGCTCCTTCTCCTGTAGAGGAAAGCAAA AAGGACGACTCCTGCAACACCAGCTTGACGTCCGAGTCTCTGACCGACACGCCTGAAGAT ATGCGACCTACACCGGAGCCCCTCAGTAATTATGATCAGGACTTCTGTTGTGATGTCGTTTTGGATTCGGATCCAGTCCCGGACGTTCCCGATCAG GGAACGTCAGATCTCAGGGTTTCCAGGAGGAAACGGAAGCTCGGAACCAACAGGACCTGTTATAACACCGACACTTCGAGTTCCAGATCCAGATCCAGCGCGGACGGCGTGCTGCAGATGATCGCCGAGGACATGCTGCCCCTCAGCCTGGTGGAAGGTTCGGGGTTCCGGAGCTTCGTCGCGGCGGTCTGTCCCCGGCACCCCAGACTCTCTCAGCGCACGCTGGGGCTGAGGCTGTACGACGCCGTGGAGAAGACGGCCAAGCCGCGCCTGATCGGACAGCTCAGGGACTGTCGCGCCGTCAGCGGCGAGAGCGCCGACATCCACGTCACGGCGGACGTCTGGGCGGGCGACGACGCCGACCCCGTGCTCGCCGTCCGGCTGCACTTCCTCGACGAGGCCTGGAACGTCCGCCGGCCCACCGTCGCCTTCCGGCACCTGAGAGGGAAGAACCTGAACAGCCTGGTCACCCGGGAGCTGGAGGCCGTGCTGCTGAGCTACGGTCTGTTCCCCGAAAACATCGGCTACATCATCGCCCACGAGGCCAAGAGCACCATCAGCGCGCACGACTTCTTCTGCGACTACAAGATCATGCACAGCGCGCAGAAGAACGACCCGGAGGAGGACGAGCTGGTCGACTTCCTGGACGATCAGGTCTACGTGGACGGCTTCTCCGAGATCCTGCTGGGAACGCACACGGACTGCACCGGCGGCCTTCTCCACTCGGCCATCAGGGAGGCGCTGAAGAGCTGCAAGTCCGTGGATCACGCGCTCTCGCAGCTCCGCGACGTGGTGCTCTTCTTCCGCCGTAACGTCTACTGGGACGAGCTCCTCCTCAGGGAGTTTAAATTCTCCCTGGCGGGTCCGTACAGCTACGGCGCCTACGCTTGGAACTCCACCTTCGCCAGCGTGCGCAGACTGACCTCGGAGTTCGCGTGGGACGCCGCGCGGGCCCTGCTGGCCCAGGCACACAAGGACGGTGCGGACGACCCTCCGCCGGCGCTGCGCGTCGACCGCGAGCGAGCCGCGGACGCCGTCGGGCTGCTGGAGCCGTTCGAAGAGGCCGTGCAGGTCCTTCAGGGAGACGGCGTCACGTTCTCCCTGGTCATCCCGTCCATAATCGGCATCGATAGAACCCTCGCCGCCAAGGCGACCGGTCACCCGCCGTTCTGCAGGGCTCTGCGTGCCAGCCTGCGCGACCACTTCCAACCCCTGATCATGAAACGAGACCTCATCCTCGCGACCATCCTGGACCCTCGGATCAAGCTCCAGCCCTTCGAGGACGACCGGCAGGACGACTCCGCCTCCGCCGCAACTCTTAACCCGCCCACGAAAGTCTTAGCCTGTTCCGTCTTGGAGTCCGCCGTGAGCGAAATGGACACGTGGATCCCGGTCGAGGAGGGCACCGCCGCGCTGGACCGCGAGGACGAGCTGGCCGCGCGGGCCGCCAGCCTGGGcaacatcaaaagcaagaaggTGTTCCGGCTGGAGCGGCCCCGCGCGGCGATGACCCCGGGCTCCGAGCTCGACCTGTATTTATCCGAGCCTCTGCTGGACGGAGACTCTTCGGTCGAGGCGTTTTGGAAAGAGGCCACACGCTTCCCCCAGTTGCGGAGCCTCTGCCACAGGCTGCTGGCCGTCCCGGCCTCTTCGGGGGGGTTCAGACGGCTGTTCCCCCTGGCGGCGAGCATAGTCCGGGCGCGGCGGAACAGGCTACCGCAGCACACCACCGAGCGACTCTTACTATACAGAGAGTGCGTAAAAGCGAGGGGGGGGAAACAGAGCTCCGAACTCTCATGA
- the mybl2a gene encoding v-myb avian myeloblastosis viral oncogene homolog-like 2a isoform X2 — translation MDEPGLNFPISLNSNFLEEQPEKPRGRWTPEEDDCLKALVQRLGSSNWDLIASFLPGRSEPDCKYRYNRVLDPDLVKGFWTKEEDAMLIGLVSKFGNQKWARIAKYLKGRRGKQCRERWHNHLDPSVNKNAWTTEEDLVICKAHSVIGTSWSKIARLLPGRTDNSIKNRWYSSLRHKIATGALVVDDDPLLPIKAEAGEEDRAPSPVEESKDDSCNTSLTSESLTDTPEDMRPTPEPLSNYDQDFCCDVVLDSDPVPDVPDQGTSDLRVSRRKRKLGTNRTCYNTDTSSSRSRSSADGVLQMIAEDMLPLSLVEGSGFRSFVAAVCPRHPRLSQRTLGLRLYDAVEKTAKPRLIGQLRDCRAVSGESADIHVTADVWAGDDADPVLAVRLHFLDEAWNVRRPTVAFRHLRGKNLNSLVTRELEAVLLSYGLFPENIGYIIAHEAKSTISAHDFFCDYKIMHSAQKNDPEEDELVDFLDDQVYVDGFSEILLGTHTDCTGGLLHSAIREALKSCKSVDHALSQLRDVVLFFRRNVYWDELLLREFKFSLAGPYSYGAYAWNSTFASVRRLTSEFAWDAARALLAQAHKDGADDPPPALRVDRERAADAVGLLEPFEEAVQVLQGDGVTFSLVIPSIIGIDRTLAAKATGHPPFCRALRASLRDHFQPLIMKRDLILATILDPRIKLQPFEDDRQDDSASAATLNPPTKVLACSVLESAVSEMDTWIPVEEGTAALDREDELAARAASLGNIKSKKVFRLERPRAAMTPGSELDLYLSEPLLDGDSSVEAFWKEATRFPQLRSLCHRLLAVPASSGGFRRLFPLAASIVRARRNRLPQHTTERLLLYRECVKARGGKQSSELS, via the exons CTCATCGGATTGGTGTCGAAATTCGGAAACCAGAAGTGGGCCCGGATAGCCAAGTACCTCAAAGGTCGCAGGGGAAAGCAGTGCAGGGAACGCTGGCATAACCACCTCGACCCCTCGGTGAATAAAAACGCCTGGACGACAGAAGAAGATCTCGTCATCTGCAAGGCCCACAGCGTTATCGGGACGAGCTGGTCCAAGATCGCCAGACTGCTTCCTGGGAG GACGGATAACTCCATCAAGAATCGCTGGTATTCGTCTCTGAGGCACAAAATAGCCACGGGCGCTCTGGTGGTGGACGACGATCCTCTGCTTCCTATAAAAGCAGAGGCCGGCGAGGAGGACCGAGCTCCTTCTCCTGTAGAGGAAAGCAAA GACGACTCCTGCAACACCAGCTTGACGTCCGAGTCTCTGACCGACACGCCTGAAGAT ATGCGACCTACACCGGAGCCCCTCAGTAATTATGATCAGGACTTCTGTTGTGATGTCGTTTTGGATTCGGATCCAGTCCCGGACGTTCCCGATCAG GGAACGTCAGATCTCAGGGTTTCCAGGAGGAAACGGAAGCTCGGAACCAACAGGACCTGTTATAACACCGACACTTCGAGTTCCAGATCCAGATCCAGCGCGGACGGCGTGCTGCAGATGATCGCCGAGGACATGCTGCCCCTCAGCCTGGTGGAAGGTTCGGGGTTCCGGAGCTTCGTCGCGGCGGTCTGTCCCCGGCACCCCAGACTCTCTCAGCGCACGCTGGGGCTGAGGCTGTACGACGCCGTGGAGAAGACGGCCAAGCCGCGCCTGATCGGACAGCTCAGGGACTGTCGCGCCGTCAGCGGCGAGAGCGCCGACATCCACGTCACGGCGGACGTCTGGGCGGGCGACGACGCCGACCCCGTGCTCGCCGTCCGGCTGCACTTCCTCGACGAGGCCTGGAACGTCCGCCGGCCCACCGTCGCCTTCCGGCACCTGAGAGGGAAGAACCTGAACAGCCTGGTCACCCGGGAGCTGGAGGCCGTGCTGCTGAGCTACGGTCTGTTCCCCGAAAACATCGGCTACATCATCGCCCACGAGGCCAAGAGCACCATCAGCGCGCACGACTTCTTCTGCGACTACAAGATCATGCACAGCGCGCAGAAGAACGACCCGGAGGAGGACGAGCTGGTCGACTTCCTGGACGATCAGGTCTACGTGGACGGCTTCTCCGAGATCCTGCTGGGAACGCACACGGACTGCACCGGCGGCCTTCTCCACTCGGCCATCAGGGAGGCGCTGAAGAGCTGCAAGTCCGTGGATCACGCGCTCTCGCAGCTCCGCGACGTGGTGCTCTTCTTCCGCCGTAACGTCTACTGGGACGAGCTCCTCCTCAGGGAGTTTAAATTCTCCCTGGCGGGTCCGTACAGCTACGGCGCCTACGCTTGGAACTCCACCTTCGCCAGCGTGCGCAGACTGACCTCGGAGTTCGCGTGGGACGCCGCGCGGGCCCTGCTGGCCCAGGCACACAAGGACGGTGCGGACGACCCTCCGCCGGCGCTGCGCGTCGACCGCGAGCGAGCCGCGGACGCCGTCGGGCTGCTGGAGCCGTTCGAAGAGGCCGTGCAGGTCCTTCAGGGAGACGGCGTCACGTTCTCCCTGGTCATCCCGTCCATAATCGGCATCGATAGAACCCTCGCCGCCAAGGCGACCGGTCACCCGCCGTTCTGCAGGGCTCTGCGTGCCAGCCTGCGCGACCACTTCCAACCCCTGATCATGAAACGAGACCTCATCCTCGCGACCATCCTGGACCCTCGGATCAAGCTCCAGCCCTTCGAGGACGACCGGCAGGACGACTCCGCCTCCGCCGCAACTCTTAACCCGCCCACGAAAGTCTTAGCCTGTTCCGTCTTGGAGTCCGCCGTGAGCGAAATGGACACGTGGATCCCGGTCGAGGAGGGCACCGCCGCGCTGGACCGCGAGGACGAGCTGGCCGCGCGGGCCGCCAGCCTGGGcaacatcaaaagcaagaaggTGTTCCGGCTGGAGCGGCCCCGCGCGGCGATGACCCCGGGCTCCGAGCTCGACCTGTATTTATCCGAGCCTCTGCTGGACGGAGACTCTTCGGTCGAGGCGTTTTGGAAAGAGGCCACACGCTTCCCCCAGTTGCGGAGCCTCTGCCACAGGCTGCTGGCCGTCCCGGCCTCTTCGGGGGGGTTCAGACGGCTGTTCCCCCTGGCGGCGAGCATAGTCCGGGCGCGGCGGAACAGGCTACCGCAGCACACCACCGAGCGACTCTTACTATACAGAGAGTGCGTAAAAGCGAGGGGGGGGAAACAGAGCTCCGAACTCTCATGA